From one Triticum urartu cultivar G1812 chromosome 3, Tu2.1, whole genome shotgun sequence genomic stretch:
- the LOC125545789 gene encoding G-type lectin S-receptor-like serine/threonine-protein kinase At2g19130, with product MPFLHIYSRVASILIPPLRHAMSPLYILLLWPLVLYTPSSSAADDTLKAGQALAAGDKLVSSNGKFTLGFFRPSISKSGTNIISPNWYLGIWFNRKPVCTPVWVANRENPITGPNLKLTQLKISQDGNLVVSLSNATESIIWSSTHLVNRSTSAVLLNSGNLVVVERSPSNATLWQSFDYPTDIVLPGAKFGRDKATDLNREAISKKSLIDPGLGSYTIKLGANGMVLTRRNPSVVYWHFFNWPSPKSVLHVIQLINMTLGIDPRTRGLINPIYVNNNEEEYYAFTLLNESASTYFSIDISGQVMINVWSEAGQSWQSIYANPLDPCTPYATCGPFTVCTGNSHPYCDCMEGFSQKSPQGWDLDDRTGGCIRNTPLQCTSKKNTINSTDKFHPIARVTLPYEPRSMGNATTQSECAEACLGSCSCTAYTYNSSGCSIWHGELLSVNLNDGIGINAQDVLYLRLAAKDLPSLRNRKRKLNIGVVVAASIIGFGLLILIMLLMIWRKRLKWCGASLHGTQGSGGIIAFRYTDLAHATKKFSEQLGAGGFGSVFKGVLSDLTTIAVKRLDGARQGEKEFRAEVSSLGVIQHINLVKLIGFCCEGDNRLLVYEHMLNGSLDAHIFESSALALNWNTRYQIAIGVARGLSYLHHSCHKCIIHCDIKPHNILLDASFVPKIADFGMAAVVGRDFSRVLTAFRGTVGYLAPEWLTGVPVTPKVDVYSFGMVLLEIISGRRNSAQVHSGTGSTSGHVEYFPVRAIRKLHEGDVQTLMDPQLHGDFNLEEAERVCKVACWCIQDNEDNRLTMIEVVQILEGLQEVGSPPMPRLLAAMTQSSDGASA from the coding sequence ATGCccttcctccatatatatagcAGAGTAGCTAGCATTCTCATTCCGCCTCTTCGCCACGCCATGTCTCCTCTCTACATATTACTACTCTGGCCTCTTGTTCTCTACACACCATCATCTTCCGCCGCGGACGATACTCTGAAGGCAGGCCAGGCGCTCGCCGCTGGCGACAAGCTCGTCTCCAGCAACGGCAAGTTCACGCTCGGCTTCTTCCGGCCAAGCATCAGTAAGTCTGGAACAAACATCATCTCCCCCAACTGGTATCTTGGCATCTGGTTCAACAGGAAGCCGGTCTGTACTCCTGTATGGGTAGCTAACAGGGAGAATCCAATCACTGGCCCCAACCTCAAGCTAACGCAGCTCAAAATATCACAAGATGGCAATCTTGTCGTCTCACTAAGCAATGCCACCGAATCCATCATATGGTCATCCACTCACCTTGTCAATAGGAGCACTAGTGCCGTTCTCTTGAACAGCGGGAACCTTGTGGTCGTAGAGAGGAGCCCATCCAATGCAACGCTATGGCAGAGCTTTGACTACCCAACGGATATTGTGCTTCCCGGCGCCAAGTTTGGCCGGGACAAGGCCACCGACTTGAATCGTGAGGCCATCTCAAAGAAGAGCCTCATTGATCCGGGTCTGGGCTCGTACACCATTAAGCTAGGTGCCAATGGGATGGTCCTCACGCGCCGCAACCCCTCAGTGGTGTATTGGCATTTTTTCAATTGGCCATCCCCAAAATCAGTACTGCACGTCATACAGCTGATCAACATGACACTAGGCATAGATCCCCGGACCCGAGGTTTGATTAACCCCATTTATGTCAATAACAATGAAGAGGAGTACTATGCCTTCACTTTGTTGAATGAGTCAGCTTCTACATACTTTTCAATAGACATCTCTGGTCAGGTCATGATAAATGTTTGGTCGGAAGCCGGGCAGTCTTGGCAAAGTATATACGCCAACCCGCTCGATCCCTGCACTCCGTATGCTACCTGTGGGCCATTCACGGTCTGTACTGGTAATTCACATCCATACTGTGACTGTATGGAGGGATTCTCTCAGAAGTCACCACAGGGTTGGGACCTTGATGATCGAACAGGAGGGTGCATCAGAAATACTCCATTGCAGTGCACTAGCAAGAAGAACACGATAAATTCAACGGACAAGTTCCACCCCATTGCTCGTGTTACATTGCCCTATGAACCCCGAAGCATGGGCAATGCTACCACTCAGAGCGAATGCGCAGAAGCTTGTCTCGGTTCCTGCTCCTGCACTGCTTACACCTATAACAGTAGCGGGTGCTCTATCTGGCATGGGGAATTGCTTAGTGTAAATCTGAATGATGGCATCGGAATCAATGCTCAGGATGTACTTTACCTTCGTCTTGCCGCCAAAGATTTGCCAAGTTTGAGAAACAGAAAAAGGAAACTAAACATTGGAGTCGTTGTTGCTGCCAGCATTATTGGTTTTGGATTACTGATACTCATTATGTTGTTAATGATTTGGAGGAAGAGACTCAAGTGGTGTGGTGCATCATTACATGGTACTCAAGGTAGCGGTGGAATTATAGCCTTTAGATACACTGATTTGGCTCATGCTACTAAAAAATTCTCAGAACAGCTAGGAGCGGGTGGTTTTGGTTCTGTATTCAAGGGAGTGTTAAGTGACTTGACTACTATAGCAGTGAAAAGGCTTGATGGAGCCCGCCAGGGAGAGAAGGAATTTAGAGCTGAGGTGAGTTCACTTGGAGTGATCCAACACATCAATTTAGTCAAATTGATTGGTTTCTGCTGCGAAGGTGATAATAGGCTACTTGTGTATGAACACATGTTGAACGGATCTCTTGATGCCCATATTTTTGAGAGCAGTGCTTTGGCCCTAAATTGGAACACCAGGTATCAAATAGCAATAGGAGTTGCTAGAGGATTGTCCTACTTGCATCATAGTTGTCACAAATGCATCATACACTGTGATATTAAGCCACATAACATACTTCTAGATGCCTCATTTGTTCCTAAAATTGCGGACTTTGGGATGGCAGCAGTCGTCGGAAGGGATTTTAGCCGAGTTTTGACTGCATTCAGAGGAACCGTTGGGTATCTTGCCCCGGAGTGGCTTACCGGAGTTCCTGTTACACCAAAAGTTGATGTTTATAGCTTCGGTATGGTGCTGCTAGAAATTATATCAGGAAGAAGAAATTCAGCTCAAGTACACAGTGGCACTGGCAGTACTAGTGGTCATGTTGAATACTTTCCTGTGCGAGCCATCAGAAAGCTTCATGAGGGAGATGTGCAGACTTTGATGGATCCGCAATTACATGGTGACTTCAATTTAGAAGAGGCTGAAAGAGTTTGCAAAGTTGCATGTTGGTGCATCCAAGATAATGAGGATAACAGGCTTACAATGATTGAAGTAGTCCAGATCCTTGAGGGTCTACAAGAGGTTGGCTCTCCCCCGATGCCAAGACTACTAGCAGCTATGACCCAATCCTCCGACGGCGCTTCGGCGTAA